From the Equus asinus isolate D_3611 breed Donkey chromosome 9, EquAss-T2T_v2, whole genome shotgun sequence genome, the window CTTTGAGGTCCCAAGTTCTCCCCATCTCCAGGGGTCTCAGTCAAGGAGAGACTTAAGACTAACCCACTGGAAAAAGAGACTGGTAGTAAAGCCCCAGGGGCATGTCACCTGCACGCCTCCACTTAGGGACAGTGGAAGTGTGAAACAGCAGTGGCTTTTCCCCAAAGATATGGCATCACCAGCTTTGCCCAATTTCCTTTGGGGAAGCCAGTCTTCCCTGGTCTTCTTCACTGTGTGTTTTGTCTGTGTACAGGATCCTTCTCACTCTAACCCACCTTAGTGCCAACAAGTCCTTAGATAAGAAAAATCAGCTCATCAGTACACGAGGTTCTTtgggaggaagacgtttccttTCCCAGCTCCTCTTACTTCCTCTCCACCCCGACTCAACTCCCTTCTACTTCTCTCACCTTGTACTCCTGCACCACCTCCTCCAGAGGCACCACGCTGTGCTGTTTGTGGCTCCTGGATTCTCGGCACACCACACAGATGGCTTCTTCATCCACCTCGCAGAAGAGCTTCAGGGCTTCCTGGTGTTTGGGGCAAATGCCCTGCTCGGTCCCCCGGCTCCCTCGACCAGGAGTTGGGTGCATCTGGCGAATCACCTGGACCATGTTGGCCAGCTGCAGGTTGGGGCGGAAGCTCCGCCTCGGAAAGCTCTTCCGGCACTGGGGGCAGGTGAAGCACCTCCGAGGGGCCGGAGGCGGGGGCAGTGGGGTGACGGGGTCTAGgtcgtcttcctcctcctcctccagcacgtcctcctcgtcctcctcatcctcccccCTCAGGTCCTCCTCCATGTCCCCCAAGTAGTAGTCCAGGtcttcctcctcgtcctcctcctcccacacGTAGTCCATGTTGTCCCAGTTGGACCCGCCCATGCCACTGGTCCAGAACacaccctcctcttcctcctcgccGTCCTCCTCCATGTCACCCTCATAGTCTTCATCCCGCATAGGGGTGTCCCACCCCCCACCAGCCCCCacagcttccacttcctcctcctcgccgtcctcctcctcctcctcctcccggtCTAACTCATCCCTgtcctcctcatcctcccctccccacagctggGTCACACACACTCGGCAGAAGTTGTGCCCGCAGCCGATGGACACGGGGTCCGTGAAGTAATCCAGGCAGATGGCGCACACCGCCTCCTCCTGAAGGGTCTGCACGGGGTTGGGTGCCATGGCAACGGCAGCCATCTTAGTGTCCAGTCAGCCAGTGTAGatgggcggcgggggcgggggcgggggtctcCCCCTCAGACGCCCTGAcgaccccgccccacccccagccctgactCTCCGCGCCTTGCCTCAAGCGCAGCCAGAGAGAGGTCCTCTCGACAACCCACCCCTCCACACACAGTTCCCTACTCCCAGACTATAACCGTGCCTCTGCGAGGGGAGGGGAAAAGCAGAGTGCTACTGCCAAGTCCCTCAGGTGGCCCTGAGTGCAAATCCGCCTCAACGCTCCCTTGGCCTCCTCATAaacccccgcccctccccacttcctggcTCCGCCCCCTCACTTCCGGCCTCCCTCCCAACACTTCCGGCGCTTGCAAGCCACCAAGGCTCGCGGGTTTCCTCCGCGGTCGCGCTACGCCCCCTTttccccctctgcccccaccGGGACCGTGGGCGACAGGAAGCGGCGAGGAGACGCTCTAGCAGGCACTCGGGAACAGGGCCGGAGGGCTAGAACGATGGAGGCCCACGTCTCTGTGATGCGGGGGAGCGGGGAACGCAGGCGAAACAGAAGGACCGGCCTCCCCCATCCCCTGCCACTGGGGACAAACTTCGGGAGACGGTGGAAGCGCTTGGTGGCCGTCCGCTCTCAGTGCTATGACCGCATCGGCCCCGCGCCATCCTACCGACCGGACACGGAGACCTGCAACAGCGACTCCCCGCAGCCCATGCCGGAAGCGGAGGGGCGGGTCCCCGTGAGCTCCCTGAAGTACTTCCGGCCCTTCCAGGGGAGGACTTTGTTGTTCGAGGACTCAGAGCGTCCCCCGGAGACGGGTCAGGGGGCGGGGCCGAGAACCTTCCCTCCTTCCCGCTCTAGTGGGCGTTTCCACGCTCGTTTTAGAAACTGCGGTCCGGTGGTTGTTGCATCGTTTAGATGAACTTtcccaagtgcccatcagtagAGGAAGGGTGGCAGATCGTTACATGCACATTCACACATGGAGCACTCGAGCTGTACAGAGGGACTCCTCTTCAAGATGTGTTCTTAAGCGAAAAAGCAAGGTGCTGAACAGTGTGTAGAGGATACAACCATCTGTGGAAAGAGGGGAGGATGTTAAATGTATTTGATATGTCAACAATCCTGTTTTTACTCATGTAGAGTAAGGGTAATAGTTCCTGTCCAGAGGGTTTTGTGAAATTAGAGTTAATATCATGCAAAGCTATATAAGGTTTAGCGACTTTATTAATATTATCGTCATCTGTCTGGAAGAATACTAGTAGCCGAGTTTCTCTGGGAAGGCTGAGGGTGCGGGGTAGGAAGGACGCTTTTTCGTATATGTtgttttgtaccttttgaattttgaaccaagTCAATgtattatcttaaaaaaaaaaaacaaacaaactctttCCAAGTGTCATCGATTCATTCGACACTTTCTGAGGTGCGCACCACGCGTGCTCTGCGCGCATAACCTGGAGTTCTGTCTTCGTGGACTCCCAGTCTAACAGCAGGGGCTCAAGTTGGATTTGTGGGGTTGATTTTCCTTGAGAGACTCTTACTCGGGATGTAGAACCCTCTTAGGAAAGGTGCCGCTGTGGTATCCAGAGCATCTCTGCGACATAGATTATTTGTGCGATAGAAGTAATACTCGATGCTTTAAAAACGTGACtcgtttaattaaaaaaaaaaaaaaaatgcgggGGAAGTTACAGGACC encodes:
- the TRIM41 gene encoding E3 ubiquitin-protein ligase TRIM41 isoform X7; the encoded protein is MAAVAMAPNPVQTLQEEAVCAICLDYFTDPVSIGCGHNFCRVCVTQLWGGEDEEDRDELDREEEEEEDGEEEEVEAVGAGGGWDTPMRDEDYEGDMEEDGEEEEEGVFWTSGMGGSNWDNMDYVWEEEDEEEDLDYYLGDMEEDLRGEDEEDEEDVLEEEEEDDLDPVTPLPPPPAPRRCFTCPQCRKSFPRRSFRPNLQLANMVQVIRQMHPTPGRGSRGTEQGICPKHQEALKLFCEVDEEAICVVCRESRSHKQHSVVPLEEVVQEYKAKLQGHVEPLRKHLEAVQKMKAKEERRVTELKSQMKSELAAVASEFGRLTRFLAEEQAGLERRLREMHEAQLGRAGAAANRLAEQATQLSRLLAEAQERSQQGGLRLLQWT
- the TRIM41 gene encoding E3 ubiquitin-protein ligase TRIM41 isoform X4; this encodes MAAVAMAPNPVQTLQEEAVCAICLDYFTDPVSIGCGHNFCRVCVTQLWGGEDEEDRDELDREEEEEEDGEEEEVEAVGAGGGWDTPMRDEDYEGDMEEDGEEEEEGVFWTSGMGGSNWDNMDYVWEEEDEEEDLDYYLGDMEEDLRGEDEEDEEDVLEEEEEDDLDPVTPLPPPPAPRRCFTCPQCRKSFPRRSFRPNLQLANMVQVIRQMHPTPGRGSRGTEQGICPKHQEALKLFCEVDEEAICVVCRESRSHKQHSVVPLEEVVQEYKAKLQGHVEPLRKHLEAVQKMKAKEERRVTELKSQMKSELAAVASEFGRLTRFLAEEQAGLERRLREMHEAQLGRAGAAANRLAEQATQLSRLLAEAQERSQQGGLRLLQDIKETFNSGPDTGP
- the TRIM41 gene encoding E3 ubiquitin-protein ligase TRIM41 isoform X3 produces the protein MAAVAMAPNPVQTLQEEAVCAICLDYFTDPVSIGCGHNFCRVCVTQLWGGEDEEDRDELDREEEEEEDGEEEEVEAVGAGGGWDTPMRDEDYEGDMEEDGEEEEEGVFWTSGMGGSNWDNMDYVWEEEDEEEDLDYYLGDMEEDLRGEDEEDEEDVLEEEEEDDLDPVTPLPPPPAPRRCFTCPQCRKSFPRRSFRPNLQLANMVQVIRQMHPTPGRGSRGTEQGICPKHQEALKLFCEVDEEAICVVCRESRSHKQHSVVPLEEVVQEYKAKLQGHVEPLRKHLEAVQKMKAKEERRVTELKVVSTIPFASSQSQMKSELAAVASEFGRLTRFLAEEQAGLERRLREMHEAQLGRAGAAANRLAEQATQLSRLLAEAQERSQQGGLRLLQDIKETFNSGPDTGP
- the TRIM41 gene encoding E3 ubiquitin-protein ligase TRIM41 isoform X5 is translated as MAAVAMAPNPVQTLQEEAVCAICLDYFTDPVSIGCGHNFCRVCVTQLWGGEDEEDRDELDREEEEEEDGEEEEVEAVGAGGGWDTPMRDEDYEGDMEEDGEEEEEGVFWTSGMGGSNWDNMDYVWEEEDEEEDLDYYLGDMEEDLRGEDEEDEEDVLEEEEEDDLDPVTPLPPPPAPRRCFTCPQCRKSFPRRSFRPNLQLANMVQVIRQMHPTPGRGSRGTEQGICPKHQEALKLFCEVDEEAICVVCRESRSHKQHSVVPLEEVVQEYKAKLQGHVEPLRKHLEAVQKMKAKEERRVTELKVVSTIPFASSQSQMKSELAAVASEFGRLTRFLAEEQAGLERRLREMHEAQLGRAGAAANRLAEQATQLSRLLAEAQERSQQGGLRLLQWT
- the TRIM41 gene encoding E3 ubiquitin-protein ligase TRIM41 isoform X6, whose amino-acid sequence is MAAVAMAPNPVQTLQEEAVCAICLDYFTDPVSIGCGHNFCRVCVTQLWGGEDEEDRDELDREEEEEEDGEEEEVEAVGAGGGWDTPMRDEDYEGDMEEDGEEEEEGVFWTSGMGGSNWDNMDYVWEEEDEEEDLDYYLGDMEEDLRGEDEEDEEDVLEEEEEDDLDPVTPLPPPPAPRRCFTCPQCRKSFPRRSFRPNLQLANMVQVIRQMHPTPGRGSRGTEQGICPKHQEALKLFCEVDEEAICVVCRESRSHKQHSVVPLEEVVQEYKAKLQGHVEPLRKHLEAVQKMKAKEERRVTELKVVSTIPFASSQSQMKSELAAVASEFGRLTRFLAEEQAGLERRLREMHEAQLGRAGAAANRLAEQATQLSRLLAEAQERSQQGGLRLLQV